GGACGTGACGCAGAAGAGTTCTTTCCACTAGAAACTTTACGTGTTATTCTTAAACAACCACTTGCAGCTACAGAAACTGAAGGAAGCTATGATGTACATGTAAATGTAAACGGTGGTGGATATACTGGTCAAGCAGGAGCTATCCGTCACGGTATTGCACGTGCATTACTTGAAGCTGATCCAGAATACCGCACAACACTTAAGCGTGCTGGATTCTTAACTCGTGACGCTCGTATGAAAGAACGTAAGAAATACGGTCTTAAAGGCGCTCGTCGTGCACCTCAGTTCTCAAAACGTTAATATATCTATCTACACTCCAGCTATATTCAGCTGGGGTGTTTTCTTTATTAATAAAAAGTGTGTGAGAACAATATCATACTTTTACAGAATCAGAATAATCCTAACCTCAAATCAATAACCATTAGTAAGAAACCTCTATATATTTTCTATTCCTATCTTAACCACCACTAACAATGAAATAACAGTCCCATCCTAATAGACTTTTTATTTAAACATAACTTGAAAAGATAATGGTTTTTTGCATGAATTCTTCAAGATGTGAGAAAAACTAAGTAAAAAAAGGCGTGAATGATTATGGAACCTATCACATCATTGGACAGTCATCGAAAAAAGCGCTCAATTAATTTTGAACGAAAATTGCTTAGAGAATTATCCTTAAAAGAGTTATGTGAGCAAACTAAGCACTATTTCGCTCCATTTTTTCTTTCTAAACATGTTTACCAAACGGCTATCGAAGATACCACTGTTGAATTTGCGATAGAAGCTTATTTATTAGGAGCTGAAATGAGTCGGTTTGGTTATTATGGTGAATCAATTGAGAAAGTACGTAAACGTTCAAATGCTACTGAAAGAGAGCTGACGAGCAATTTATATGACTATGTTAGCTATTGGTACTTGGCGACTACTGGAAATGAATTAGCGCAAGAATCACTCTATATTGCATGTGAGAACTTTATGTATTCATGGTGGGAGGAAGGTTTTTCACAAGGTGTGAGGAAATATCGCCTTCGCCTTCATCATTAGTAAATCATGCACTTAATCTGTAATCAGAGTTAAATTGATTAGATAATCAAACGCTAAGTCAAACCCTTTTGAAATATAAGTCCAATTGAGTAAATGTCACGTATAATAAAATTCAATAGCTTTTCATAATTTGCGTTCTTGTCCCATATAGTGTTGTAGAGACGATAGCGGAGGGGACGATATGAAAAGGAAATGGATCATAACATTCACTGGTATTGGTCTATGTGGACTAATAGTTCTCGTATTAAGTTTGTGGTCTACAGAGAATGTTTGGAATACATGGAACTTACCCTTATCTGGAAAAGTGATCGTATTAGATGCTGGTCATGGCGGAGCTGATAGTGGGGCAATTGGTGATGAGGATTTATTAGAAAAGGACATTGCATTAAATGTAACACTTTATTTGCGAGATTATTTGCAGGAAGCGGGGGCCCTTGTCTATCTTACTCGTGAGAAGGATATAGACTTAGCACAAAAAGGAACAAAGGGTTATAGTAATCGGAAGCGGGAAGACTTGAAAAAACGTGTTGAAATCGTAAACGATAAAGGAAACGACTTGTTTCTATCGATTCATTTGAACGCCATACCATCACCACAATGGCATGGTGCACAAACGTTTTATTATCCTCATTTAGAAGAAAGTGAAAGACTATCGAAATTTATTCAATATGAAATACGTCGTAATTTAGAAAATACGAATCGCTATGCAAAAGCTATTCAGCATGTGTATTTAATGAAACATGCAAAAATACCTGGTGCTCTAGTGGAGATAGGTTTCTTGTCAAACCCACATGAGCGTGAATTATTGAGGCAAGATGCATATCAGGAGAAGATGGCAGCAGCAATTTATCAAGGGGTTCTACGTTACTACACAGGGGAGAAAGAGCCAGAACAACCGCCGATTGATTAGATCGGTGGTTAATTTATTGTTAATTGCTGTTACGTTTCTACTTCAATACTTGAAACAATCTAGATGTTCACGTAAAAAAATACATTGGCTAACCTTATATTCAAAATATATTGTGGTAATTTACTGCTTAATTATTCACCAATAGTTGAAGTGGAAAATGTATTAAATGAGTGTTTGAATGTAATGAACCTATATGGGAACGTTGTATGAGATACAATTCTTTTGTGTAAGTTTCATGTGTGCTATACTAATGAATGAAATTTCGGAATTATTTACACATACAAGGCGGTGGAAGTAATATGTTAACAATGGAGCAAGTTTATGAAGTTCTCGGTAACATGCAAGAACCATTTTTACATAAATCTCTAACAGAATTAGATGCTATTCAAGAAGTGAAAATTAAAGAAGAAAAAGCTCATGTAAGCGTTAAAATTCTTCTTGCAAAAACTGGAACAGCTGAACAAATGCAAGTACAGCAAGAAGTTGTTCAACGTTTGAAAAGTGCAGGAGCGGAATCAGTTGGGCTTCGATTTGCAGAGCTTCCTGAAGACGTGATTGCTAATTTGCAACCTCAAGGAAC
The Bacillus solimangrovi genome window above contains:
- the cwlD gene encoding N-acetylmuramoyl-L-alanine amidase CwlD is translated as MKRKWIITFTGIGLCGLIVLVLSLWSTENVWNTWNLPLSGKVIVLDAGHGGADSGAIGDEDLLEKDIALNVTLYLRDYLQEAGALVYLTREKDIDLAQKGTKGYSNRKREDLKKRVEIVNDKGNDLFLSIHLNAIPSPQWHGAQTFYYPHLEESERLSKFIQYEIRRNLENTNRYAKAIQHVYLMKHAKIPGALVEIGFLSNPHERELLRQDAYQEKMAAAIYQGVLRYYTGEKEPEQPPID
- a CDS encoding DUF2521 family protein, producing MIMEPITSLDSHRKKRSINFERKLLRELSLKELCEQTKHYFAPFFLSKHVYQTAIEDTTVEFAIEAYLLGAEMSRFGYYGESIEKVRKRSNATERELTSNLYDYVSYWYLATTGNELAQESLYIACENFMYSWWEEGFSQGVRKYRLRLHH
- the rpsI gene encoding 30S ribosomal protein S9, which produces MAQVQYYGTGRRKKSVARVRLVPGEGRVVVNGRDAEEFFPLETLRVILKQPLAATETEGSYDVHVNVNGGGYTGQAGAIRHGIARALLEADPEYRTTLKRAGFLTRDARMKERKKYGLKGARRAPQFSKR